One genomic window of Prosthecobacter algae includes the following:
- a CDS encoding bifunctional 4-hydroxy-2-oxoglutarate aldolase/2-dehydro-3-deoxy-phosphogluconate aldolase produces the protein MSSTAFPDSLQTHLYQTGVIAVLMIDDVADAVPTAQALLAGGVDCIELTLRTPVAMEVLRVIRAEVPEMNIGVGTILNLTQVNEVKEAGAAFGVAPGMNPRVVAEAVRIGLPFAPGICTPTDIELALEQGCRLLKFFPSEPCGGLDYLRSIAAPFAHLGVKYIPLGGVGADNAEEYLKEPSVLALGGSWLASKPLIRTQNWAAITTNARRVKTMVNLLRGGQA, from the coding sequence ATGTCTTCTACCGCCTTTCCTGATTCATTGCAGACCCATCTTTATCAAACGGGCGTCATCGCCGTGCTCATGATTGATGACGTGGCCGATGCAGTTCCTACCGCACAGGCACTGCTCGCCGGAGGGGTGGATTGCATCGAGCTGACCCTGCGCACGCCTGTGGCGATGGAGGTTCTGCGGGTCATCCGGGCGGAGGTTCCGGAGATGAACATCGGCGTGGGCACGATCTTGAACCTGACCCAGGTGAACGAGGTGAAGGAGGCCGGGGCCGCTTTTGGCGTGGCCCCTGGAATGAACCCTCGGGTGGTGGCGGAGGCCGTGCGCATCGGGCTGCCTTTTGCCCCTGGCATCTGCACGCCGACGGACATCGAACTGGCCTTGGAGCAGGGCTGCAGGCTGCTGAAATTTTTTCCTTCCGAGCCTTGCGGAGGTCTGGACTACCTGCGCAGCATTGCAGCGCCCTTTGCCCACCTGGGAGTGAAATACATTCCGTTAGGCGGTGTGGGGGCTGACAATGCGGAGGAATATTTGAAGGAACCTTCGGTGCTCGCACTGGGCGGGTCCTGGCTGGCCTCGAAGCCGCTCATCCGAACACAAAACTGGGCCGCCATCACCACCAATGCACGCCGGGTCAAAACGATGGTGAACCTGTTGCGTGGAGGCCAGGCATGA
- a CDS encoding arsenate reductase ArsC: MPMNKPTLLILCTGNSCRSHLAEGILRAALNDDYIVASAGSKPAGYVHPLAIKVMAEIGLDIANHTSKHLNEFLNQNVETVITVCGNADQACPMFPGQVNRHHWGFDDPAHATGSEEEQLTVFRRVRDEIRRVFEAYAQGRLDEAAVSRSIP, from the coding sequence ATGCCCATGAACAAACCCACCCTACTCATCCTTTGCACCGGAAACTCCTGCCGCTCCCACTTAGCCGAAGGCATCCTCCGGGCAGCGCTCAATGATGACTACATCGTGGCCAGCGCCGGATCCAAGCCCGCAGGCTACGTCCACCCGCTGGCCATCAAGGTGATGGCCGAAATCGGCCTCGACATTGCCAATCACACCTCCAAGCACCTGAATGAGTTTTTGAATCAGAATGTGGAGACCGTGATCACGGTCTGCGGAAACGCGGATCAGGCCTGCCCCATGTTCCCAGGCCAGGTCAACCGCCACCATTGGGGATTTGACGACCCCGCCCATGCAACAGGATCCGAAGAGGAGCAGTTGACCGTTTTTCGCCGGGTACGTGATGAAATCCGGAGGGTCTTTGAGGCCTATGCACAGGGGCGTCTTGATGAAGCCGCTGTCAGCCGTTCCATTCCGTAA
- a CDS encoding alkaline phosphatase family protein: MKFKFLACALSLSLCFGSTHAAPPKAPKLVVAIVVDQLRYDYLERFHHQFTEGGFRLLTDQGAFMTFAQYDYSPTITAPGHASYFSGSPPMAHGIIGNEWFDKRTGQPMYCVSDPDVTGVGTAPDAKAGKMSPRNFIGATVADQMRLHWGSKVVAISVKDRGAILPGGKKPAGAYWFESATGHFITSSYYMPELPDWVKTFNDSKQAEAMIGQTWERLLDEKEYPTPDDGAGESQLTGESTSTFPHKVIKEEKDGYESILSTPFGNQLLAEFAKAAIEGEKLGQGSRPDLLCVSFSSNDYCGHKFGPYSHEAQDITLRLDRQFADFFAYLDKKVGLANIAIVLTADHGVCPAPEYAQSQGLDGARPAVSDLMNELQNKLVERFGPGRYFLGAKIGFKPRLTDGNLYYNHPVLVEKQLAPETVTAFVREWALSTGVFHAVYGREQLLDGRAPGVIGQRVMNGFNGERSGDIVFVQKPFAIPGSGKPGTGTTHGSPFSYDTHIPVLFYGSAFKTGRYADEFHITDIAPTLSAALGIQEPPSCMGKPMVKILK; encoded by the coding sequence ATGAAGTTCAAGTTTCTCGCCTGTGCCCTGTCCTTATCCTTGTGCTTCGGCAGCACCCACGCAGCTCCGCCCAAAGCCCCAAAGCTGGTGGTGGCCATCGTGGTGGACCAGTTGCGTTATGACTACCTGGAGCGATTTCATCATCAGTTCACCGAAGGCGGCTTTCGCCTGCTGACTGACCAGGGAGCCTTCATGACCTTCGCACAGTATGATTACTCCCCCACCATCACCGCTCCAGGTCATGCGAGCTACTTCAGCGGCAGCCCACCGATGGCGCATGGAATCATTGGCAATGAGTGGTTCGACAAACGCACTGGCCAACCGATGTACTGCGTCAGTGATCCCGACGTAACAGGAGTCGGCACCGCCCCGGATGCCAAAGCAGGCAAGATGTCCCCTCGCAACTTCATTGGAGCGACCGTGGCCGACCAGATGCGCCTGCATTGGGGATCCAAGGTGGTCGCCATTTCCGTGAAGGACCGTGGTGCCATCCTGCCCGGCGGGAAAAAGCCAGCCGGGGCCTACTGGTTTGAGTCGGCCACAGGCCATTTCATCACCAGCAGCTACTACATGCCCGAGCTGCCCGATTGGGTCAAAACCTTCAACGACAGCAAGCAAGCTGAGGCCATGATCGGCCAGACTTGGGAGCGGCTTCTGGATGAAAAAGAATACCCAACGCCCGACGATGGCGCAGGTGAATCCCAATTGACAGGCGAAAGCACCAGCACTTTTCCCCACAAGGTCATCAAGGAAGAAAAGGATGGTTATGAGTCTATCCTCTCCACCCCTTTTGGTAACCAGTTGCTGGCTGAGTTCGCCAAGGCCGCAATCGAAGGCGAAAAACTCGGCCAAGGCAGCCGGCCAGACCTGCTCTGCGTCTCCTTCTCCTCCAATGATTACTGCGGTCACAAATTTGGCCCTTATTCTCACGAGGCCCAGGACATCACACTGCGTCTGGACCGCCAGTTTGCAGACTTTTTTGCTTACCTTGACAAGAAGGTGGGCCTGGCCAACATCGCCATCGTTCTCACTGCCGATCACGGCGTTTGCCCCGCTCCTGAGTATGCTCAATCACAAGGTCTGGACGGCGCAAGACCTGCGGTTTCGGATCTGATGAACGAGCTGCAAAACAAGCTGGTTGAGCGCTTCGGCCCTGGCCGCTATTTCCTGGGGGCGAAGATCGGTTTCAAACCGCGCCTGACCGATGGTAACCTTTACTACAACCACCCCGTGCTGGTGGAAAAGCAGCTCGCCCCAGAAACCGTCACCGCATTTGTGCGCGAATGGGCCCTCTCGACTGGCGTCTTCCACGCCGTCTATGGCCGGGAACAGCTTCTGGATGGGCGGGCCCCGGGCGTCATTGGGCAACGGGTGATGAACGGCTTCAATGGCGAACGCAGCGGCGACATCGTCTTTGTGCAAAAGCCCTTCGCCATCCCTGGCAGCGGGAAACCAGGCACGGGCACCACGCACGGCAGCCCCTTTTCTTACGACACTCACATTCCGGTGCTCTTCTATGGCAGCGCCTTCAAAACAGGTCGTTATGCCGATGAGTTTCACATCACGGACATCGCCCCCACCCTTTCCGCAGCCCTCGGCATCCAGGAGCCACCGAGCTGCATGGGCAAGCCGATGGTGAAAATCCTGAAGTGA
- a CDS encoding sugar kinase, whose translation MSRIVTLGEIMARLAASGHLRFQQTMPGALEVTFAGAEASVAMSIAHFGGEASFVTALPQHAIADACVANLRSVGVETRHILRTPQGRLGLYFLETGANQRPGQVIYDREGSAMALTPPEAYDWEAIFAGAEWFLISGITPAISKNAAEVAKAAMREASGRGVKIACDMNFRSKLWQWEPGLSPRDLATRTMRELIPLVDLFIGGREDAVQMLGMEVGETTPEELARQIVAAYPRLQYVAMTLREGVSATHNNWGGMLYEAASGQSYRAPLQTGRYQPYAITDIVDRLGGGDAFTAGLLFALTTPELRSPERAVSFAVAASCLAHSISGDFNYSSREEVEALMAGDASGRVKR comes from the coding sequence ATGAGCCGGATTGTCACGCTGGGCGAGATCATGGCGCGGCTGGCCGCTTCCGGGCACCTGCGTTTTCAGCAAACGATGCCAGGGGCGCTGGAGGTCACCTTTGCCGGGGCGGAGGCCAGCGTGGCAATGTCCATTGCCCACTTCGGTGGTGAGGCTTCGTTCGTCACGGCCCTGCCTCAGCATGCGATCGCCGATGCCTGTGTGGCAAACCTGCGCTCAGTGGGGGTGGAGACGCGGCATATCCTGCGCACTCCTCAGGGAAGGCTGGGCCTTTATTTTCTGGAGACCGGGGCCAATCAGCGTCCGGGTCAGGTGATCTATGACCGAGAAGGCTCGGCGATGGCCCTCACTCCTCCGGAGGCCTACGATTGGGAGGCCATCTTTGCCGGGGCGGAGTGGTTTCTCATCTCAGGCATCACTCCCGCGATTTCTAAAAACGCAGCCGAGGTGGCGAAGGCGGCCATGAGAGAGGCTTCGGGGCGTGGTGTCAAAATTGCCTGCGACATGAACTTTCGCAGCAAGCTGTGGCAGTGGGAGCCGGGGCTTTCTCCTCGCGATCTTGCTACCCGCACCATGCGGGAACTGATCCCGCTGGTGGATCTCTTTATTGGCGGGCGTGAGGATGCCGTGCAGATGCTGGGCATGGAGGTGGGCGAGACAACACCGGAGGAATTGGCCAGACAGATCGTGGCGGCTTACCCCCGTCTACAATACGTGGCCATGACCCTGCGCGAAGGTGTCTCCGCTACGCACAATAACTGGGGTGGGATGCTTTATGAAGCCGCCTCGGGTCAGAGCTATCGAGCGCCTCTGCAGACAGGTCGTTACCAGCCCTATGCCATTACTGATATTGTGGACAGGCTTGGCGGAGGCGATGCGTTCACCGCAGGTCTGCTCTTTGCCCTGACGACTCCAGAGCTCAGATCTCCCGAAAGGGCGGTTTCCTTTGCGGTCGCAGCTTCCTGTCTCGCACATTCGATTTCCGGGGATTTTAATTACAGCAGCCGTGAGGAAGTGGAGGCGCTCATGGCCGGAGATGCCTCGGGCCGTGTGAAGCGCTGA